The segment ATCCAGGCAACGACGTTCACCAAGTCCGACAAGGGCATCGGCTACCTGTCCGGCGCCGCCGACGACCCGCAGATCGTCCGCACCTACTACATCGACAACCCCGCCGCCGATCTGATCTGCGACCGGGCCCGCGCCGCCCGCGAACTGGCCGGCACCCTGCGCGGCCTCGCCGCTGGCGAGGTACCCGAGCGGCGTGAGGCGGCAGACACCCTGCTGGACGACATCTTGTCCGTCGTCCCCGCCGATGAGGCCAAGGTGTGGTCCGAGACCGTCATCGCCCGCCTCGCCGACCTGCGCCCCGAGGTCTACCAGACCTGGACCGACGAGGCAGGGGAGTGGGACGCCGGACAGCTCTCGGCCGCGCTCAAGCGGTACGGGATCAAGGCGGTTCAGGTCAACCGCCGCATCGACGGCAAGGTCGTCAACCGGCGCGGCATCGACCGCGCCCACATCACCACCGCGATTGCGGAGCGTGACCGAAAGAAGAACGCGGGCTGACCCTAGCAGGGGTGCTTGCGCAAGCACCCCAACCCGCTTGCGCAAGCACCCCCGCTATCACCCCACAGCCGATCTCACCAGCGCGCTAGCACATAGCAGCCCACCTGCGAAAACCCCCGGAAACCCGCCAGGGAGGCACTCCATGGCCCTTCCCCTCCTCGCTTTCACCTGCCTACTACTCGTCACGCTCGGTTACGCCGGGATGTGTGCGGCGGTGCCGTTCAAGGACTGCCGCCACTGCCGCGGCTTCGGCTTCGCCATGCGCACCGACCGCAAGGGCCGCACCAAGCGCGGCAAGGACTGCCGCAAGTGCCGCGCCACCGGCAAACGCATACGCGTCGGCCGGCACCTGTGGAACCTGTGGCGCGGCGTCCACCGCGCCGGCACCCGCTAGCCCACCCTGCCCGACCCAACCGCGAAGGGAACGATCGTGTTCGTCACCGTCTCGCTGGTCTTCCTGTTCGGCGCCCTGCTCGCCGCCCTGGTCAAGTTCAAGGTCCTGGGCTGCGGCGGCGCGTTCGTCGCCGTGATGTTCGGCTTCTTCCTCGCCTCCACCGGCGCCGCCGGACCGGTGAAGGAACTCACCGCCGCATTCATCACGGCCCTGTCCGACCTCACCTCATGACCGGGCCCGACACCGCCGGCCGCATCTCGCTGATGGCCGCTGGCGAACTGCGCGACGCGCTCGACGCTCACCGGCGCGGCGACACCGCCGCCGCCGTCTACGGCCTCATGAGCATCGACCCGGACTCCTGGCACGCCATCGAAACCCGGCTCGCCGCCCTGGGCGGCACCCTCGCCGAACTCCTCAACCCGGAGACCACCACATGAACCCCGACCTGATCACCGCCGCCGTCCTGGGCGCCCCCGCCGCCGTCGTCGCCCCCGCCCTGGCCATCGCGATGCACCGCACCCGCAAGGCCACCACCGACACCCTCGCCGCCCTCGCCGCCCACCGCGCCGACACCACCACCCCGCCCGACGGCGGGCAGCCGGTCGCGGATCCCGGCATCGGCCTTGCCCCGGTCATCCCCCTGCGGACCCGCCGCACGGCCGCCTAGGTACGCCCGTGGGCGGTGGCCTCCCGGACAAGGACAGCCCACCGCCCACGGTTCTCCGATCCCGACATGCAGAACAGGAGAACACCAGCATGACCCATCCCCCCGACCCCGCGCGATCCCCTCAGCAGGTGACCCGCGCTGTTCGCATCTGGCGAGGCCGTCGGCAGCCGCGTGTGCTCGATGCGTTCTGCTGCCAGGGCGGCGCCGGCAAGGGTTACGCCGACGCCGGGTTCGACGTGACTGGCGTCGACCTCAGCCCGCAGCCCCGCTACCCGTTCACGTTCGTCCAGGCCGACGCGGTCGCCTTCATCCGCGAGTACGGCGCGGAGTTCGACTTCATCCACGCCTCACCACCGTGCCAGCACGACAGCGACTGCCAGCGCATCCAGGGCAACGCACACCCGGACCTGATCGCCCCGACCCGCGCCGCCCTCGAAGCCACGGGCCGTCCGTGGGTGATCGAGAACGTCCGGGGCGCGGTGCCCAAGCTGCGGCACCCGGTGATGCTGTGCGGGCCGATGTTCAGTTTGGCCACCTACCGGCACCGCTACTTCGAAGCAGGCGGACGCCTCCACCTGCCCCAGCTCCCGCACCCCGACCACACCGCCCCGCAGGCCAAGATGGGCCGCCCCGTACCGCCAGGCCACTACGGGCAGTTCGTCGGCAACTTCTCCGGGGTCCCCCTCGCACGGGACGTGATGGGCGTGCCCTGGATGAACCGCGACGGCATCCGCGAGTGCATCCCGCCCGCCTACACCGAATGGATCGGACGCGGCTACCTCGCCGCCCCCGCACTGAGGAGGGCGGCATGAAACCCGAACTCCTGCACGCCGCCCTGGACGCGGCAGAGCAAGGCTGGCCCGTCATCCCGCTGCACCCGGGCAGCAAGGTCCCCGCCCTGCACGGTGAACACCGCTGCCCGAAAACCGGGGACTGCGCCGACGGGCACCGCACGTTCGAGCAGCGCGCCACCACCGACCCCAACCGCATCGAACGCTGCTGGACTGCGGGCCCGTTCAACGTCGGCATCGCCACCGGCCCCGCCGGACTGCTGGTCGTCGACCTGGACACGCTCAAGCCCAAGGACAAGAAGGGCACGCCTGACGGCGCGAGCAGCTTCCTGGCGCTCTGCGAGCGCGCCGGGCAGACCGTGCCCGCCACCCGCCGCATCCGGACCCCCAGCGGCGGACAGCACCTGTACTTCACCACCCCGCCCGGCCTCCGCCTGACCAGCACCGCCAAAACCCTCGCCAAGAAGGTCGACACCCGGGCATGGGGCGGACAGGTCGTCGCGCCGGGCAGCGTCACTCCCCACGGCCCGTACACGGCCCTGGATCCCTCACCCGTTGCAGAGCTACCCGAATGGCTCCAAAGCGCCCTGACGGTCCCCCAGAGGCCCGCCTCGGCCGCGATCGTGCCCATGACCACACGCAACGCCCCCCGTCTCGCCGCTGTGGTCCTGGAACGGGAGACGTCCGCCGTCGCTGCGACCGGCGAGGGCGGGCGCAATGCCGAACTGCTGCGCGCCGTGCGGGCCGTGGGCCGGTTCGTGGCCTGGGGCGACCTGGACCGCGCCGAAGTGGAAGCGGCTTTTCAGGCGGGGGGCGAGGCGGCCGGACTGCCGGCGTCCGAGTGCCGCGCCACTATCCGCAGCGCCCTGGACTGGTCTATCCGCACCGCCCGGCCCCGGGAGACGGCATGACCACCAACCAACGCCGCCCCCGCCTGAAAAGCCTCACCACCGCCACCGACCAGCCCAGCACCGCCGAACCGGCCGAAGCTCCCATCGGCTGTAGCGCGCCGAAGGTCGCCGCCCGTCAGGGCGTCCCTTCATCCCTTCGTCCTGACTCGCAGCCTGGCGACGGACGCACGCCCACAGCGTGGCTGCACGTCCTCGCGCCGCCAAGTCGATGGGGCGTTGCCCGCGCCACGTCGCGCTGTGCGTGCGGCCGGGATGTCGAGGCCGTGGGCCGTGACGACGTGCTCGCCCTGATCGAAGCCCACACCTACCACCGCACCGCGTGCCCTCTGCGCAATCGCGCACCCGAAAGGAGGCAGGCAGCATGACCGAGGCCACCCCGGCAACGCCCACCATCGACGGAGCAGCCCTGCTCAACGAGGTTGAGGCCTTCCACCGCCGCTTCAACATCTTCCCCACCGAAGCCGCCTACGTCGCCGTCGCCCTGTGGGACGCTCACGCCCACCTGCTCGACTGCTTCGACTCCACTCCCCGCCTGGCGTTCCTGTCCCCCGAGCCCGGCAGTGGGAAGAGCCGGGCTCTGGAAATCGTGGAAACCCTCGTGCCCCGGCCGATGGTCGCGGTCAACGCGTCCGCCGCCGCCCTGTTCCGCGCCGTCAGTGGTCCGGACGGACGGCCGACGATCCTGTTCGACGAGATCGACACCGTGTTCGGCCCCAAGGCCGGGGACAACGAGGAACTGCGCGGATTCCTCAACGCCGGACACCGCCGTACCGGCGTCACCTACCGGTGCGTGGGCGACAGCCAGACCGTCACCCCGTTCCCCTCCTACACCGCCGTGGCCGTCGCCGGACTCGGCTCCCTGCCCGACACGATCCTGGACCGCTCCATCATCATCCGCATGCGCCGCCGCGCCCGGAACGAGAAGGTCGAACCCTTCCGCGCCCGCCTGCACGAGCAGGAAGGCCAGGCACTGCGCGACCGCCTCGCCGCCTGGGCCGAACAGGTACGCGGCTGGGTCATGGGTGCCTGGCCCGAGATGCCCGAGGGCGTCAGCGACCGCCCCGCCGACGTGTGGGAAGGCCTACTCGCCGTCGCCGACGTTGCCGGCGGCAACTGGCCCGACCGTGCCCGGCAGGCGTGCGTGACCCTCGTCAAAGCTTCACAGGCCAACGACAAAGGCAGTCTCGGCATTCGCCTGCTCACCGAC is part of the Streptomyces sp. NBC_01262 genome and harbors:
- a CDS encoding SAM-dependent methyltransferase → MTHPPDPARSPQQVTRAVRIWRGRRQPRVLDAFCCQGGAGKGYADAGFDVTGVDLSPQPRYPFTFVQADAVAFIREYGAEFDFIHASPPCQHDSDCQRIQGNAHPDLIAPTRAALEATGRPWVIENVRGAVPKLRHPVMLCGPMFSLATYRHRYFEAGGRLHLPQLPHPDHTAPQAKMGRPVPPGHYGQFVGNFSGVPLARDVMGVPWMNRDGIRECIPPAYTEWIGRGYLAAPALRRAA
- a CDS encoding bifunctional DNA primase/polymerase, whose translation is MKPELLHAALDAAEQGWPVIPLHPGSKVPALHGEHRCPKTGDCADGHRTFEQRATTDPNRIERCWTAGPFNVGIATGPAGLLVVDLDTLKPKDKKGTPDGASSFLALCERAGQTVPATRRIRTPSGGQHLYFTTPPGLRLTSTAKTLAKKVDTRAWGGQVVAPGSVTPHGPYTALDPSPVAELPEWLQSALTVPQRPASAAIVPMTTRNAPRLAAVVLERETSAVAATGEGGRNAELLRAVRAVGRFVAWGDLDRAEVEAAFQAGGEAAGLPASECRATIRSALDWSIRTARPRETA
- a CDS encoding DUF3631 domain-containing protein, with the protein product MTEATPATPTIDGAALLNEVEAFHRRFNIFPTEAAYVAVALWDAHAHLLDCFDSTPRLAFLSPEPGSGKSRALEIVETLVPRPMVAVNASAAALFRAVSGPDGRPTILFDEIDTVFGPKAGDNEELRGFLNAGHRRTGVTYRCVGDSQTVTPFPSYTAVAVAGLGSLPDTILDRSIIIRMRRRARNEKVEPFRARLHEQEGQALRDRLAAWAEQVRGWVMGAWPEMPEGVSDRPADVWEGLLAVADVAGGNWPDRARQACVTLVKASQANDKGSLGIRLLTDLRDHVLVGIDRLPTIAILDRLNSLDDAPWADLNGKALDNRRLSKMLGEYMTGDNDPIGSRNIRTSGGVLKGFFAKDFEDAWTRYCPPPTAATTATPLQPSSEPLNL